The following are encoded together in the Lactuca sativa cultivar Salinas chromosome 1, Lsat_Salinas_v11, whole genome shotgun sequence genome:
- the LOC128127114 gene encoding uncharacterized protein LOC128127114, whose product MRFEFVYIALGCLVQAFIKYCRPTLIIDGGHLKGEFKGTVLLVVTMDSQNQIMHAICKSECMETWSWFLRKLRECIGNVEDLTFIYDRAPSIATSIANIFPHAHHGEYLQNINPKRWARAHFPGNRYFLMTSNSVESINSMSRFARKISILMLIEYFRVTMQQWSFLKRNVAAETKTHSPHGLKRLYKQIRMLVIIGWRWQIDGLSCGHVIKVLTLNRYEDCSEFALKAYFTETLRKTYEESVNPLPSPSEWEIPDDLMIVKPPIMERRQPGRPRNNDRIPSQGERPIRHECSTCGHFGHTRNDCMGRGSGNGSGGRKKSTQKGIMTDEFASGSGSQNESVYPAFDFNNTFDLNCP is encoded by the exons ATGCGGTTTGAGTTTGTGTATATCGCGTTGGGTTGCTTG GTACAAGCGTTCATCAAATATTGTAGGCCGACCCTAATAATTGATGGTGGTCACCTAAAGGGTGAATTCAAGGGTACGGTTTTGCTCGTAGTGACAATGGacagtcaaaaccaaatcatgcATGCCATATGCAAAAGTGAATGTATGGAGACATGGTCCTGGTTCCTTCGAAAACTACGTGAATGTATTGGCAACGTGGAAGACCTTACATTCATATATGATAGGGCTCCATCCATAGCGACATCAATTGCAAATATAtttcctcacgctcatcatgga GAatacctacaaaacatcaatccaAAAAGATGGGCCAGGGCACATTTTCCTGGGAATCGGTATTTTCTTATGACATCAAATAGTGTGGAGTCGATAAATTCAATGTCAAGATTTGCAAGAAAGATATCAATATTGATGTTGATTGAGTATTTTCGTGTAACAATGCAACAATGGAGTTTTCTGAAACGTAATGTTGCAG CTGAAACAAAAACGCACTCACCCCATGGGCTGAAACGATTATACAAGCAAATAAGAATGCTTGTAATAATTGGATG GCGGTGGCAAATAGATGGCTTATCTTGTGGCCATGTCATAAAAGTGCTCACATTGAACCGTTACGAAGACTGTTCGGAATTTGCTTTAAAAGCTTACTTTACAGAGACACTGCGGAAAACTTACGAGGAGTCTGTGAACCCCTTACCAAGTCCATCTGAGtgggagatccccgatgatttgatgattgtgaAGCCACCCATAATGGAGAGACGTCAGCCAGGTAGGCCAAGAAACAATGACCGTATTCCGTCACAAGGTGAGCGTCCCATAAGACATGAATGTTCTACATGCGGTCATTTTGGACACACAAGGAACGATTGTATGGGTAGGGGATCGGGGAACGGATCTGGGGGGAGAAAAAAATCGACACAAAAGGGCATAATGACTGATGAATTCGCATCCGGAAGCGGGTCGCAGAACGAAAGCGTATACCCTGCTTTTGATTTCAACAACACATTTGATTTAAATTGTCCTTAG